The DNA sequence GGGAATTAAAAATAACCCAACATATTTCTGCTCCTCATTTTAAATCTCATCGTCATTGGTTTGTCTGAAACAAAGTCTTTGAAAGCAGCCAGGAAACTGCTGGGTGTCAGTTACTGTAactcctctgtttgtgtttgttcctccAGACTGTTCAGATTATGATCGGCCTGATCATTCTGCTCATTGGGATCGCGATGACATTTTATGCGGATTCACTTGGAGTTTTCTCCGGCATTTTCGTCTGGGGAGCTGCGTTTGTGAGTCGACCTTTACAATAGTGTGCTGCTCTGCCTTCAGGCGACAGGCTCATAGTCTGAGACACAGAGCAAAATCCAAAGAATAATGCAGAGCCCTCTACTGGTAGATCTTCTTCATGCTCTTCAAACCTTTTTGAATTTTGCAGTTTGCAGAATACGAACGGAAAATACAATATTATACCAAATTaaattttatgtatttttgagGACATGACCcaaatcctttaaaaacatCCTGGATGCATTCCTCCCAAAACCTCATCATCTGATGTCTGAGATCTTTGATAtgattttcatgcaaatccattcATAACTTTTTGATGAATACtgttaacaaacaaataaactgacaaaacGACCACATAACCTCCTTAGTGGAGGAAATACGTTTTAGGGGAGTGATTCAAAAGAAATCATATCCAAAGTATATCTCTGTGTTACAGTACATCATCGCTGGATCTCTGACTGTGGCTGCTGGGAAATATCTGACCCGCTGTCTGGTTGGTAACTCACCTTCACTTCTCCTATTCTTTCAATACTTCTGCTTCTCTGGCTTCATGACGTTTGTGTTTAAACGACTTATTCAAGACAATGACAATGAAGCAGTTGTACAACGAAATTTAGAAAAGAGCAATATGGAAAACAagataagaaagaaaatcctCGTGCTGATGTTTTCATCGACTGTGTGAAGTTTATCGTCCGTCAGTCGCTTCACCGATCAATACATTTTACTAACTCTTCCTTCCAGGATCATCGTGGCCTGTAATCACCAGATTCCCATTGAATAAGTGAGACAAAACGAAACTCTGTGCAGGCGTCCTGACGTCGTGTCTCTCATCTCTCTGCCAGGTGAACGCTGCTCTGGGTCTCTGTGTGATAGCAGCAGTTGCTTCCGCCACTGGGACCATCCTCTACTCTCTGGATGCCGCAGGGGTGATGTTCTACTGCTACGACCATAGTTCCTGGCAATATGACTGCTACAGATATGAGGTATGAATTTTGATAGTTGTTCACAAGCAGAACTGAACGGCCATCATGTGAGACAGACTTTTGGCCTGTGAGCTTTAGTCTAAGTCTTTCATTTTTTGGTCATTGCAGTGCTGTGCTGACCATTCTTTCTGAATTTCTCTGCATAGCTCTAAGGGTTTAAAAAATTGGCAAGCAAAAGTCATGTCATCATTTAACTAACTCAAATAACATTAACCAGCTCAGTGCAGCTCATAAACTACATATATGACCACTGACGTCTCCAGAATAAGAATAGAAACGAGAACGCTATTGTTAGAAATGAAAACGCTTTGCTGACTTCTGTCAGAAATCAAGAATCCATTCTTACTCTTAATGTGCCACTGGCGTCATTAGCCTCGTCTGCTAAGCAGCACAGACGGCCCTTCATTTACCGACCGACCTCAActttctgattttgtttgttgtgtgtgttctgacagGCTCGGACGCAGGGCGTTTCGGGGGTCTTGGCTGTTTTCAATTTACTGGAGCTCATTGTCTCAATCACCATCGCAGGATATGCCTGCAGAGCTGCTTGCAACTGCACCCAAGAGGTGAGTCAACCATCGACTGATGAAATATCATATCAATTATTCTCCAGTGTAGTTTGGTCGTGTACAGACACTGAATTGTGTGATCTGAAAAGTCAGGGTCCTCTGATCCCCTGATCTGATTATATCCTGGCTTGTGTACGCAATCGAGTACATGATGTAGTACTTTGTGTTTACTCCAAGGTCTCCTACTGCACTGAAGTCTGACTCTTGTTCTTTTGCAGCCGCCGTCAGTTGTTTATGTACCTGAAGCTTCGGTAGTAGCACAAGCTGCACCTAGCGCCCAGGCGGGATTTGTCCCTGCGACTCAGTTCTCCTCACCGGTCAGTTCAAACCTGTGTGAGTGCAGTGTGGATACTGTCTTTGTCTTCAGAAGGAAACTG is a window from the Scophthalmus maximus strain ysfricsl-2021 chromosome 6, ASM2237912v1, whole genome shotgun sequence genome containing:
- the LOC118308789 gene encoding membrane-spanning 4-domains subfamily A member 4A, which encodes MSSSVSTTVDGVVVVTHVHPAPQGAGPRHGATLQRFSRSWPLVLGTVQIMIGLIILLIGIAMTFYADSLGVFSGIFVWGAAFYIIAGSLTVAAGKYLTRCLVNAALGLCVIAAVASATGTILYSLDAAGVMFYCYDHSSWQYDCYRYEARTQGVSGVLAVFNLLELIVSITIAGYACRAACNCTQEPPSVVYVPEASVVAQAAPSAQAGFVPATQFSSPMVNNSKGSEQPGAPGLMDPPTYNSVVS